From a single Oreochromis niloticus isolate F11D_XX linkage group LG3, O_niloticus_UMD_NMBU, whole genome shotgun sequence genomic region:
- the drap1 gene encoding dr1-associated corepressor: MPSKKKKYNARFPPARIKKIMQTDEEIGKVAAAVPVIISRALELFLESLLTKACQVTQSRNAKTMTTAHLKQCIELEQQFDFLKDLVAAVPDMQGEGEENHTEGGGEKVPRRGRKPGSGRKNGGAGAKGKDKKLSGTESEQEDDSEDSETDGDDEDGSQSSTHLQAPSRFHSSNAPPQYMHMANMVPMGNMAPTQPPGTVAFAPHASMMSMAPPPTVPAPHKNGDDDDDEDYDS; encoded by the exons ATGCCcagcaaaaagaagaaatacaaCGCCAGATTTCCTCCG GCAAGGATTAAGAAGATTATGCAGACAGATGAAGAAATAGGCAAAGTGGCTGCAGCAGTGCCTGTTATTATAT CGAGAGCCCTGGAGCTTTTTTTGGAGTCGTTGCTTACAAAGGCTTGTCAAGTCACCCAATCTAGGAATGCAAAGACAATGACAACGGCACATCT AAAGCAATGCATTGAGCTGGAGCAGcagtttgattttttaaaagacCTTGTTGCAGCGGTGCCAGACATGCAGGGAGAGGGGGAAGAGAACCACACCGAGGGGGGAGGAGAGAAAGTCCCACGAAG AGGTCGAAAACCAGGGTCTGGTCGCAAGAATGGAGGTGCTGGCGCCAAAGGCAAGGACAAGAAGTTATCTGGAACAGAGTCGGAGCAGGAG GACGACAGTGAAGACAGCGAGACAGACGGAGACGACGAGGACGGCTCTCAGTCCAGCACACATCTGCAGGCTCCATCCAGGTTCCACAG CTCCAACGCTCCCCCTCAGTATATGCACATGGCCAACATGGTCCCAATGGGCAACATGGCTCCGACGCAACCCCCGGGCACCGTGGCCTTCGCCCCACACGCCTCCATGATGAGCATGGCTCCACCTCCCACAGTCCCTGCACCGCACAAGAACGGGGACGACGACGACGATGAAGATTATGACTCTTAG
- the rela gene encoding transcription factor p65 isoform X2 produces the protein MDPGYGWSLTPLNQAPYIEIIEQPKQRGMRFRYKCEGRSAGSIPGEKSNDTTKTHPAIKVHNYNGPLRVRISLVTKNAPYKPHPHELVGKDCKHGYYEADLQERRIHSFQNLGIQCVKKKDVNEAITCRLQTNNNPFNIPEAKVWEEEFDLNSVRLCFQASITLSTGELYPLEPVVSQPIYDNRAPNTAELKICRVNRNSGSCKGGDEIFLLCDKVQKEDIEVRFFQDSWEGKGTFSQADVHRQVAIVFRTPPYRDTNLTEPVRVKMQLRRPSDREVSEPMDFQYLPSDPDEYRLSEKRKRTGDIFQNLKLGPLLSSVTTPQDRQHLNPSRRKLTAKPPQAAVVPTGPLGAKSHTQYFQPGQLFSEQTKVEASNMSAAPTNQWKMTGLGSQPKANPVSSFSMNPSPATVSSTIASTSNQDYSTVNLSDLHEFFPNISSTITQQEPSASQINLASSQTSNSFALQSTQFRADPTLVDDDIPDFPSFTEGQVPVNLDSLNMDDLEDLLNPQLVGVNHPSCHQTGPSASSTAAQTSAAPQNTSDPASTPGSTWMNYPNSIVHLLQNEIMTDSRPNNNQMLEDFDELMSADEDRLISIFNSGSQAGFVSGHPT, from the exons ATGGACC CTGGATATGGATGGAGCCTTACCCCGCTCAACCAGG CTCCCTACATAGAGATTATCGAGCAGCCAAAGCAAAGGGGGATGAGATTTAGGTACAAGTGTGAGGGACGGTCTGCTGGCAGCATTCCCGGAGAAAAAAGTAATGACACCACTAAGACCCACCCAGCAATCAAG GTGCACAACTACAACGGCCCCCTGCGTGTTCGCATCTCATTGGTGACAAAGAACGCACCCTACAAGCCTCATCCTCATGAGCTGGTTGGAAAAGACTGCAAACATGGCTACTATGAGGCTGACCTGCAGGAGAGACGAATACACAG TTTTCAGAACCTGGGTATACAGTGTGTGAAGAAGAAGGATGTAAATGAGGCCATCACTTGTAGACTGCAGACAAACAATAACCCCTTTAACA TTCCTGAGGCTAAGGTGTGGGAGGAAGAGTTTGACCTAAATTCAGTCCGGCTTTGCTTCCAGGCCTCCATAACTCTCTCTACAGGGGAGCTCTATCCTCTGGAGCCTGTTGTATCACAGCCCATCTATGACAACA gggctccaaacacagcagagctAAAGATCTGCAGAGTCAACCGCAACTCTGGAAGCTGCAAAGGAGGGGATGAAATCTTTCTGCTGTGTGACAAAGTGCAAAAAG AGGACATCGAGGTGCGTTTCTTCCAAGACTCCTGGGAGGGGAAGGGCACTTTCTCCCAGGCTGATGTCCACAGGCAGGTGGCCATTGTGTTTCGCACACCGCCCTATCGTGACACTAACCTCACTGAGCCAGTGAGAGTCAAGATGCAGCTCCGGCGGCCCTCTGATCGAGAAGTCAGTGAGCCAATGGACTTCCAGTACCTGCCATCAGATCCAG ATGAATACAGGCTGAGTGAGAAGAGAAAGCGGACAGGAGACATATTCCAGAACCTGAAGCTAGGGCCCTTGCTATCTAGTG TGACCACTCCACAAGATAGACAGCACCTAAACCCATCAAGGAGAAAGCTGACAGCCAAGCCTCCACAAGCTG CTGTGGTGCCTACTGGTCCCCTTGGGGCAAAATCACATACCCAATACTTCCAACCTGGCCAGCTATTTTCAGAGCAGACAAAGGTAGAAGCCTCTAACATGTCAGCAGCTCCTACCAACCAGTGGAAGATGACAGGCCTGGGCTCCCAACCAAAAGCAAACCCAGTGTCTAGCTTTTCAATGAACCCATCACCGGCCACCGTCTCCTCTACCATCGCTTCCACTTCCAATCAGGACTACTCAACGGTCAACCTGTCAGATCTTCATGAATTCTTCCCCAACATTTCCTCGACTATCACCCAGCAGGAGCCCTCAGCTTCTCAAATAAACTTGGCCTCCTCACAGACAAGCAACTCCTTCGCCCTCCAGAGCACTCAGTTCCGGGCGGACCCAACACTTGTGGATGACGATATCCCAGATTTCCCTAGCTTCACTGAAGGCCAGGTCCCAGTCAACCtggacagcctcaacatggatGACTTGGAGGATCTTCTGAACCCCCAGCTTGTTGGTGTAAATCATCCTTCATGTCATCAGACTGGCCCTTCAGCCTCCTCTACCGCTGCCCAGACTAGTGCAGCACCTCAGAACACTTCTGACCCTGCCAGCACTCCAGGAAGCACTTGGATGAATTACCCCAACAGCATCGTGCATCTGCTCCAGAACGAAATCATGACAGACAGCAGACCCAATAACAACCAAATGCTCGAAGACTTCGATGAGTTGATGTCTGCAGATGAGGACCGTCTTATTTCCATTTTTAACAGTGGAAGCCAAGCTGGGTTTGTGTCAGGACACCCGACTTaa
- the rela gene encoding transcription factor p65 isoform X1 encodes MDPGYGWSLTPLNQAPYIEIIEQPKQRGMRFRYKCEGRSAGSIPGEKSNDTTKTHPAIKVHNYNGPLRVRISLVTKNAPYKPHPHELVGKDCKHGYYEADLQERRIHSFQNLGIQCVKKKDVNEAITCRLQTNNNPFNIPEAKVWEEEFDLNSVRLCFQASITLSTGELYPLEPVVSQPIYDNRAPNTAELKICRVNRNSGSCKGGDEIFLLCDKVQKEDIEVRFFQDSWEGKGTFSQADVHRQVAIVFRTPPYRDTNLTEPVRVKMQLRRPSDREVSEPMDFQYLPSDPDEYRLSEKRKRTGDIFQNLKLGPLLSSVTTPQDRQHLNPSRRKLTAKPPQAAAVVPTGPLGAKSHTQYFQPGQLFSEQTKVEASNMSAAPTNQWKMTGLGSQPKANPVSSFSMNPSPATVSSTIASTSNQDYSTVNLSDLHEFFPNISSTITQQEPSASQINLASSQTSNSFALQSTQFRADPTLVDDDIPDFPSFTEGQVPVNLDSLNMDDLEDLLNPQLVGVNHPSCHQTGPSASSTAAQTSAAPQNTSDPASTPGSTWMNYPNSIVHLLQNEIMTDSRPNNNQMLEDFDELMSADEDRLISIFNSGSQAGFVSGHPT; translated from the exons ATGGACC CTGGATATGGATGGAGCCTTACCCCGCTCAACCAGG CTCCCTACATAGAGATTATCGAGCAGCCAAAGCAAAGGGGGATGAGATTTAGGTACAAGTGTGAGGGACGGTCTGCTGGCAGCATTCCCGGAGAAAAAAGTAATGACACCACTAAGACCCACCCAGCAATCAAG GTGCACAACTACAACGGCCCCCTGCGTGTTCGCATCTCATTGGTGACAAAGAACGCACCCTACAAGCCTCATCCTCATGAGCTGGTTGGAAAAGACTGCAAACATGGCTACTATGAGGCTGACCTGCAGGAGAGACGAATACACAG TTTTCAGAACCTGGGTATACAGTGTGTGAAGAAGAAGGATGTAAATGAGGCCATCACTTGTAGACTGCAGACAAACAATAACCCCTTTAACA TTCCTGAGGCTAAGGTGTGGGAGGAAGAGTTTGACCTAAATTCAGTCCGGCTTTGCTTCCAGGCCTCCATAACTCTCTCTACAGGGGAGCTCTATCCTCTGGAGCCTGTTGTATCACAGCCCATCTATGACAACA gggctccaaacacagcagagctAAAGATCTGCAGAGTCAACCGCAACTCTGGAAGCTGCAAAGGAGGGGATGAAATCTTTCTGCTGTGTGACAAAGTGCAAAAAG AGGACATCGAGGTGCGTTTCTTCCAAGACTCCTGGGAGGGGAAGGGCACTTTCTCCCAGGCTGATGTCCACAGGCAGGTGGCCATTGTGTTTCGCACACCGCCCTATCGTGACACTAACCTCACTGAGCCAGTGAGAGTCAAGATGCAGCTCCGGCGGCCCTCTGATCGAGAAGTCAGTGAGCCAATGGACTTCCAGTACCTGCCATCAGATCCAG ATGAATACAGGCTGAGTGAGAAGAGAAAGCGGACAGGAGACATATTCCAGAACCTGAAGCTAGGGCCCTTGCTATCTAGTG TGACCACTCCACAAGATAGACAGCACCTAAACCCATCAAGGAGAAAGCTGACAGCCAAGCCTCCACAAGCTG cagCTGTGGTGCCTACTGGTCCCCTTGGGGCAAAATCACATACCCAATACTTCCAACCTGGCCAGCTATTTTCAGAGCAGACAAAGGTAGAAGCCTCTAACATGTCAGCAGCTCCTACCAACCAGTGGAAGATGACAGGCCTGGGCTCCCAACCAAAAGCAAACCCAGTGTCTAGCTTTTCAATGAACCCATCACCGGCCACCGTCTCCTCTACCATCGCTTCCACTTCCAATCAGGACTACTCAACGGTCAACCTGTCAGATCTTCATGAATTCTTCCCCAACATTTCCTCGACTATCACCCAGCAGGAGCCCTCAGCTTCTCAAATAAACTTGGCCTCCTCACAGACAAGCAACTCCTTCGCCCTCCAGAGCACTCAGTTCCGGGCGGACCCAACACTTGTGGATGACGATATCCCAGATTTCCCTAGCTTCACTGAAGGCCAGGTCCCAGTCAACCtggacagcctcaacatggatGACTTGGAGGATCTTCTGAACCCCCAGCTTGTTGGTGTAAATCATCCTTCATGTCATCAGACTGGCCCTTCAGCCTCCTCTACCGCTGCCCAGACTAGTGCAGCACCTCAGAACACTTCTGACCCTGCCAGCACTCCAGGAAGCACTTGGATGAATTACCCCAACAGCATCGTGCATCTGCTCCAGAACGAAATCATGACAGACAGCAGACCCAATAACAACCAAATGCTCGAAGACTTCGATGAGTTGATGTCTGCAGATGAGGACCGTCTTATTTCCATTTTTAACAGTGGAAGCCAAGCTGGGTTTGTGTCAGGACACCCGACTTaa
- the lg3h11orf68 gene encoding UPF0696 protein C11orf68 homolog — protein sequence MEEEEGPVDGEMRTPFAAETYAAEAMAADMDPWIVFDSRRTPRSEFDGWLESNRPSQVSRFGDEEGGVSPVGWIAVVGPNHCPSGADVTGLQESWEKLLASSRPVTFQTVRELALNHRVLSGKWLMHLDTGFKLDHAWECVARAALDGKISLVKVTPFDRKAEGKQVICAYNQNFTDENEVIRLDSVIRATGVKCPLSYKPDVYTYLGIYRNNRWNVCPTIYESKFDLECVPRRSHIINKVTNLEVT from the coding sequence ATGGAGGAAGAAGAGGGCCCTGTTGATGGCGAGATGAGGACCCCCTTTGCTGCAGAGACCTACGCTGCTGAAGCCATGGCTGCAGACATGGACCCCTGGATTGTTTTTGACTCTAGAAGAACTCCCAGATCCGAGTTTGATGGCTGGTTGGAGAGTAACCGGCCCTCCCAAGTGTCCAGATTTGGAGACGAGGAGGGTGGCGTCAGCCCTGTGGGGTGGATTGCTGTGGTGGGCCCAAACCACTGCCCCAGTGGTGCGGATGTCACAGGACTCCAGGAGAGTTGGGAGAAACTTTTGGCGAGTTCCCGGCCTGTCACCTTCCAGACAGTGAGGGAGCTGGCCCTGAACCATAGGGTACTCTCAGGCAAGTGGCTTATGCACTTGGACACTGGTTTCAAGTTGGACCATGCTTGGGAATGTGTGGCCAGAGCAGCCCTAGATGGCAAGATCTCACTCGTTAAAGTCACCCCATTTGACCGCAAGGCAGAGGGCAAGCAGGTCATTTGTGCCTATAACCAGAACTTCACTGATGAGAATGAGGTCATAAGGCTGGATTCAGTCATTCGTGCCACAGGGGTCAAATGCCCTCTCTCCTACAAGCCAGATGTGTATACATACCTGGGAATCTATCGGAACAACCGCTGGAATGTTTGCCCCACCATATACGAGAGCAAGTTCGACCTGGAGTGTGTGCCCAGGCGTTCCCACATCATCAACAAAGTTACCAATCTTGAGGTAACATAA